TCAGTCCCTTTCTTCAAAGTGACATTTGCAGAATCAATGTAATATTGCTTAATCTGCTCCTTAAAACTTCCATTTCCATTTTCATCCAATGTTAAAAGTTTCCCATTTTTACCTTTTAATTTTAGACTGTTTAAATAGGTAGGAAACATTTTCTTCAAATCATTTGAACGTAAAATTTCATCATCAGTCAACGTACCCTCAGTATATTTTCTTTCCACATTGTAATCTAACATTGAAATCTCTATCTTTTTATACGTTTTTACATCGTTAAACATCCACTCGTAAGCTGTATTCGCATTATCCAAGTTAGTTATTGGACAATAAGCTGACACAGCGTAAATATCATCTCTTACATTCAATGCACCAATTTCCTTTAGATACGGTTCATAATCCTTATTATTCCCAGTCGCTCCGAGCAAAGCTGAAACTGCTCCTCCAGCACTTGTCCCATTGGAAATAATTCTATCCGCTCTTCCTGGCATTCTAACATCATTATATCGCAAATATCTCACAGCCGCTTTCAAATCTACAATTACAGCAGGTGCCTTTCCAGTATACTTCCCATCTTTTTCCAAAGTTCTGCCTCTAGCTCCAGGACTTGCCACGACATATCCATTTGATAATGCGACTAATGAAGCATCCGGCTTTCCATCTCTTCCATTTCCAGGCACTCCAGCCGCTCCAGGCATATATCCTCCTACTGTATTCGGGAAAAATATTGGTGCAGTTTTTGCATTGTATTTTCCAACTGATTTATTTTTAAAATATTCTTCTGGAATATAGATATTTATAGTCTGATAAGCAATATCAACTGGTTTTGCAACATAAA
This is a stretch of genomic DNA from Leptotrichia hofstadii. It encodes these proteins:
- a CDS encoding subtype B tannase; translated protein: MKKKLIILSLLVSALSMAADNKKGLVDSSKNHKNVEVNKNEDKKPQMGAPMNKKVITEDMITNKTENGYNLNFDVNKNYTAKTATVNGKTVTYRAYENIVYVAKPVDIAYQTINIYIPEEYFKNKSVGKYNAKTAPIFFPNTVGGYMPGAAGVPGNGRDGKPDASLVALSNGYVVASPGARGRTLEKDGKYTGKAPAVIVDLKAAVRYLRYNDVRMPGRADRIISNGTSAGGAVSALLGATGNNKDYEPYLKEIGALNVRDDIYAVSAYCPITNLDNANTAYEWMFNDVKTYKKIEISMLDYNVERKYTEGTLTDDEILRSNDLKKMFPTYLNSLKLKGKNGKLLTLDENGNGSFKEQIKQYYIDSANVTLKKGTDLSEFEFLTIKNGKVVDLDYDKYVAYMGRQKTPGAFDNVDLSTGENNEFGDETTNNKHFTEYMLEHSTANGTMADKKIIKMMNPMNYVANSKVKYWRIRHGAVDKDTSLAIPAILAIKLENLGKKVDFASPWATPHSGDYDLDELFSWMDKVVAEGR